The Dendropsophus ebraccatus isolate aDenEbr1 chromosome 3, aDenEbr1.pat, whole genome shotgun sequence genomic interval ATTCATCTCTGATTCATTGACATATTGTATCTGCTCGTAAATTGAGCAACATTGCTCGTACATTGCTGTGTGGCTATgctagaacagagcaggggaTTGGGAAGAGTaaggcttagacagccctgcagttcccaacacaaatgttggtagcagcagagggggccatgttgccccttactgctgccagtcattagaagtaaatatgtaaataaaaaaaaaaaattttttaaataaagtttaataaaatgtaaagtttactttacaaattaatatattttttttaaagcactgtGTTCTACACTAACAGGACATATtcagagtttgtttttttttggggggggggggggggggcaagaagtGTCACAATACAAAACACCACTGACACCTTAATAGTAGGTAACATACTGTAACTGCAGGTATACCTTTTAATTGAACATAATTTTACAAAATCAGATAACCTCTTTACACAGGATAATTTTTTTCAATGAGGATCAACATTTATAAGGGAACAGATTTATTGCCACTGCTGAAGCTTAGGTAAATCCAACATGCAAATATAGAGTTTCACAGACATTGTTTCAATTGTCTTCTCTGTTTTGTTTCATTGCTTCATCTCTCGGGACGGCCATTGGCCCTTTAATGTTTAGGTTAATAAAGGTAACATTGGGTGTAGTATCCATTTCTTTATTGGAGCCTTGAATACAGTAAATGATACTGGCAGAGGCTTGTTTTAGTTTGGGGCTTCCAAGAATAAGGACAATAGACTGAGCGGGAGAATAACTGTAAATGATCACCAAACAAACACATAATCCTGGACTACTTGGTGGAAAAATTTCAGTAAACAATAGTAATTCTGATATATAGAAAGAAATGTAGATCAATAGAAGACAACTTAAAGTCCTTGCAGCCCGCACTTGTCCTTCTGTACGGGCACTAAGATCTCCTTTAGCATTTTTCAAGGCCTTATGGGTGTGAGTTACAAGTGACTTGATGATAAGACCATTGGTAACTCCCGCTAAGACTAGTGGCAAAGAGCAACCGATGAGATTACTTATGATCAGATACTCTAAAGTCAATGCTGGAGAAGAAACGTCCATACTCTGATTACTCGTCAGGTTAAACTCCTGATCATATATGATGGTGttccatactacaggtatacatgttgCTAGAGATATAAGAACCGAAGTCATAAGAAGGTGCGGAATAAATCGGAATATGACTAACTTGAGTCGTACAAGGAATGGATGGGTGAATATGACAATCTGGAAATAGTAGCTGATGGATAGACATGCTGTTAGCCAGAAGCTGGTAAACACTGGGAAATTGATAATGGCGGAGAATAGAATATAAATCTCCTTAGTAAAGTAGAAATCACTCTCAAGGAAGCTGAGAAAATCATTTATGATCATTATGAACTGAAATAAGACATTGGATATGCCCATCATGAGCAGGATCTGATCTGATGGGCTGAGAGCTTTACCCTTGAGTTTGTCTATGAGATTTACGGCAATGATGATTGAATTGGCGAGTGACCCTATTGCAGTGCTGATGCCTAAAATAGACATAGAAATTAATAGAAATGTAGGAAGCATCAGAGCTGATTTTTACGTGACCTTGATCTGTCCATGTGTAAGTCCTTTATAAAAATCTTTAGGGCAATATATAAACTTGCGATTGTCTCAGAATTAATTTAGAGGCTACTAAAAATAGCCATATAATATTAAACGAACATATTGTAGGGGATGCTAAGCCAAGTACTTATTACGATATATGTGAACCTCAAATACGCAGTCCTTACAGCCATATAATTACTCCTGAATAGGCCTCCAAAGTCTATGTGGATCCAGTCATAAGCTTTTCACTCCAGACAGGTTTGTATTTACACTGGCATGGTTCCTGTAAAATACAATTATATAACTAATACCTTTTAGCACATAGTAACATAACATAGTAAGATATTTAATAAGGATGAAAGAAGACAAGACTCCATCCGGTTCAACCtaaagaaaccctactgtgttgatccagaggaaggcaaaaacccatatgaggcagatgacaattgccccgtCACAGCGAGAACATTTCTTCCTGACTCcaaaatggcgatcagaataatccctggatcagcgtatcaccagaaatctaatgcctataacttgtaatataatatttttcaagaaaagtatcCAGACCTCCCTAAAACGAGAGTTCcaaagtctcactgctcttagactgcattcacacgcactgtaaaattgtccgtggtcgctgATTCGTGACCACGTACAACTTTAGaaaccattcaagtgaatgcagcAACCCCCACTGCAATCCACAgtgtgaaaaaatataaaaaggccTAGTGCGGATCGTGTCACGGATCCCCCCaactggcagcagagatgacagagcgcataatgtgcgctcctgtcattaCATCTGACAACTACTCACCTACCAGCCAGCGTACAAGTTCACCAGAAGTGGTGTGGACTACACTGCCTTCTTCTCCTGACGCCAGCATGAACCAGAGTAGTCCACGCCACCACCGGTGAACGTGTGTAAGCCGACCGGTGTCGGGGAAGTAGGTGAGTAGTTGTCAGATGTGATGACAGGAGTGCACATTGTGCgcttctgtcatctctgctgcttgGCCGGGCGGTGGAAGGTGGGGGATGGAGTCTGTACTTCTATTAGGGGACCCATCCCACGATCCTCCTCCGGTAATGGCTGCCCAGATCGcagcacggatcgtgtgaatgaggccttaaagtAAAGAATCCACATCAGTGCTgctggtgaaaccttctttcctctagacgtaggtGATGtcaccttgtcatggttacagacctaggagtatggagatcactacaaagatctctgtactgtccattcatatatttgcacattgtgatcagatcgcccctaagacgtctttttttctaaactaaaaagCCCCAAGTCTTGGTACTGtagcccacccattcccttattGACCTTGGTCGCCCTCCCCTGCACCTGCTCCAGACTCACCTGTGTGTCTGTCATCTGTGATCATGTGCACATCACATGCAgacacatatatcacatacaggCCTCTTTTTATATAGAGTATCCCTGTAATCATGGAGATTGTTGGCTCCCGGTGCTCATTTGTAATTCCGTCTCGACTCCCATAGGTCCTACCTTTAATCCCCTCAGGTAATTACTGTATATCAGTTACCTTTGACCACATGTCATCTGCCTCTGGGGGGGGGTACATTGAAAATTAACAAATGATGATGAAGCAGTTTTGTGCACTCGCTCTTTTGCAGTCTTTCAGTTAGACTCTCTACTAATCTGAATCGTGCATTTCTTTATAACAAAATCCAAAGTGGCAAATACCATGTGAAACCGATGAACCTAATGGACTTACATATAATGTCTATAAAAGAAGTCCAACAGCATTGGGGTGACCCAGAGGTATTAGGTGGTATTTGCAAGGGCTGATGGTAAGGTAATTCTACAGGACTTTTctaaagttcgttccgaccggacttccggatttttttgaaaagttcggtttgactgaatttcggatttctttggatttcatagtttaaagcatctatatgatacgggggaagtgtatttggttaaatttagggctctacatgtcagtaacattgttaTCTTTTCAATAACTGaaagtcatttttttaaaaaacttctatattaaccattacagggtctatgcaggaaactcaccattacagggtctatgcaggaaaaaggtcacaaatccattgaaggagcaacagtagtcattggaggccagtggaggcccatcaatagtcatttgaggccagtacaggagcagcagtagccaacatggaggccaggcaggaccagcagtagccaacatggaggccaggcaggaccagcagtagccaacatggaggccaggcaggagcagcaggagccaacatggaggccaggcaggatcagcagtagccaacatggaggcaagggcatatatatatatagcacttttttatatagttttatgctacacacatgcaccaggtatatttgtctctcaggataacacgtatgtgatagacagtatcacaaggatccaactatagtacttatatatatgTAGAGCACATTTTGGTTCCgtccaccctttgctctcctatgcctaatctatctatctttcgccctctctatatttctctctcaatcactagatctttctcctctccgctttcctaatcttttggtctttgcttttataCAAttgcttctcagtagtcagtacagcagcaccaggcactgctaacagtatgcttcctctctcCCTCTGTGCAGACTGCAGCGTGCGgtatgtgaccgctcctcttaaagcaataccgacgtcacacagggggtgggatagtgcaagatccctgctgattggatgtgttccgggcatcatgggaaagcacttttcccgcccgtaacacttcctgctttctaaaatggcggcttccaaaaatccgaatctgatcggactcggacttttagaaaaatccgaaccggatcccataccggccaaagCGGTTCGCTCCTCTACTTGTTACTGGGCTCAAAAGTGGTAAATGCTCTCCTTAGAACCCAACACAAGCCTGTTATAAGGTTGTCCCAGGTGTTCCCTGTAGTAGTGGTGCCGGAAAGTAAGGCACAAAGTCCAGAAAAAACTGAACCAGGATGAAATGTTTACTGAGGtttcttaaaggtgcagtacagTAAATACAAAAGTCTTTGTACGTAAGGTAGAGTTTAGTATCTTGAGAAGTTCGCTTGTAAGGGTCACTGTTAATAATTAAATCGTTGCTGTTAGAAGGTATATTATAGAAACACTGGACGAGACTTTAAATGCTGTATACAGTTTAGTTATTGAGTAATAGTTTAGAAGGCTTGGTTACTTGAGAACAGGTGGACTACCTTAAGGGGGCCTATCTAATTATTGCAAGACTCTGTTGTAAGGGCTAAAACCACTTTGGAGTCAGTGGCGATATACTTTAGAACAACCTGTACTCACAGCTGTGATGATCCGTCTATTGCTGGGCGAGGGCACTGAATGACATATCCGGTAGTACAGGCCCCAGTTAAGAGTGAGCCAGCCGTCAGTACCAGAGCCCCCAAGCTCAGGTCCTAAGATTTGCAGCACTAGCTGTAGACTGAAGCCTCTGGAAAATGCAGGGCTCAGAGAGAACAGGATAGCCCCTTAACATGAAAAGGTTTTAGGTCCCTTGGTGGTAGCCAGACCCAAGGTGTACTAACCGGACATGGCTAGTGTACAGGAACTCTGGAAACTTGTAgaatcaggatatagagaattgTGGTTGGTCAAACTATGATCAATGTTGTGCTGATAATTGTCCACAGTATTGTTATATTAAGTGAATATTGTAGCAAAGAAACACTGTATGACTACACTCCGTAAGTGCAAATAAGTTTATTACAAAAGCTATATAATGtgacagacacaagtacaaacatacataaatatatacagattGACCTATAGTGTCCCTGCCTGTGCTAATCAAGGCGCCCcctggtatgggcgtccccaGGTTCCAGGTGCAGAGAGGCTATCCCTGCACTTAAGCAGTGAAACATATATACATTCATATGACATATGTCTGATATGTGCCAGTAAATAAAGTAGATAACAGTGATCACTGGCATTTAGTCAGAACAGCATAAAAATAGTGCATTGATATGTTCTAGCAGCGGCAGGCATAGATAAATGATGTAATGCACTGAATAGCATTCATGGCTCTTATGGTTTAGCCAATATCAGATTACGTCAAACCTAACTGTCATAGGCTGTCATAAGTAATAGACGTCACACTTTTTCCAAAGCgtttccccctgctgttacaagttaggcgggttcatcagggaaatgtgtGGGTCACGTATACGGGTGTCAGTATTGCTTGATTCGATCGTCAGAGTGGATATCCTGACAGTGGAGGTATAGTCTCTCTCAGATAATATCTAGTCCGTCGAGCCTTGGAGCCCACGAGGGTAGAAGGTATTCCAGACACTTGTGACAATGTGTAATAAGGTACGTAGAGGATGATATATGTCGGCGTCCGGGGTTTCTGGATTGCCGTAATGTAGTCTTGGTAATAAGCCAGAGTTAATCCATTAGGATGGCCATAGGGTATTCATGACATACAAGGATAAATGTCCGAATGACTATATGAAGACGGCGTCTGTGGATAGCCTATAGGTGCTTTGTGGTATAGCTATACCAACAGAATTTATGATATCGGCGTCCGTGGTAGCTGGCTTGTCATCTAGTGCGTATCCAAGATGCGGTAGCACGTGTCTGGAGCCTCCAGACACGTGCTACCGCATCTTGGATACGCACTAGATGTGTCTGGAATACCTTCTACCCTCGTGGGCTCCAAGGCTCGACGGACTAGATATTATCTGAGAGAGACTATACCTCCACTGTCAGGATATCCACTCTGACGATCGAATCAAGCAATACTGACACCCGTATACGTGACCCacacatttccctgatgaacccgcctaacttgtaacagcagggggaaacgcgttggaaaaaGTGTGACGTCTATTACTTATGACAGCCTATGACAGTTAGGTTTGACGTAATCTGATATTGGCTAAACCATAAGAGCCATGAATGCTATTCAGTGCATTACATCATTTATCTATGCCTGCCGCTGCTAGAACATATCAATGCACTATTTTTATGCTGTTCTGACTAAATGCCAGTGATCACTGTTATCTACTTTATTTACTGGCACATATCAGACATATGTCATATGAATGTATATATGTTTCACTGCTTAAGTGCAGGGATAGCCTCTCGCACCTGGAACCtggggacgcccataccaggGGGCGCCTTGATTAGCACAGGCAGGGACACTATAGGTCaatctgtatatatttatgtatgtttgtacttgtgtctgtcaCATTATATAGCTTTTGTAATAAACTTATTTGCACTTACGAAGTGTAGTCATACAGTGTTTCTTTGCTACAAGAATCAGGATATATAAAGATAAGTGTTGTGCCGCGCTACACCGAAGGTATGCACTAGTAACAAATCCCCCGCATTTGGTGGGAACACTCACCCCGTTCCTATGTGCGGGTATACTGAGACTTGTGATCCTTCACGTCAAAGAAGTAGATGTTAGTTTAGTTGATTCCTCTGGTtttcacagatgataaaagagtCCTTGTAGTTCGCAAGGCTCGCGGCCCGGCCAGTGGCGCGTGTAGCACTTGCTGGAGTAATCCTGAATGGAAatcctctgtgacgtcacaggtaCTACGAATCGCTATGTGAGGCAAAAGACTTCCTCAACGCGTTTCAAAGGTTCCGACCTTCTTTCTCAAGAGAAAGAAGGTCGGGACCTTTGAAACGCGTTGAGGATGTTAAACCAGAGGAAACCAGAGGAATCAACTTAACTAACATCCACTTCTTTGACGTGAAGGATCACAAGTCTCAGCATACCCCCACATAGGAACGGGGTGAGTGTTCCCACCAAATGCGGGGGATTTGTTACTAGTGCATACCTTCGGTGTAGCGCGGCACAAcactttttttaatgtaattttgttATTAATAAGTGGGAGCAGAAACCATTGGTTGTAGCACGCAGCAACACGGACTCTAAGTATCATTAGTGTACCCTTACATCAGGAGCGCGGttgttttactttacttttaGAATCAGGATATACTTGTGGGTACCAGCATGGGGGCTTTGGCACTGCCCCAAGGATGTTGCAGGACACTCTCAAGATACTGACATTGGAAAACATCACATACACCGTTAACCCTTTTTACACTGCCTTCCACAGTGACAAATGAGTTCTGGGTCACGGCAGCATCACTTTGTGGTTTTCAGAATGTATTGTGCATCCAATAAAACACaacatttctattttctgactgtaacctttttttatttcactttttgtaccttGTTATGAGGGCTGCCATCCAAAATTTTGGATATGCAGTTTTGAGACTGATGTTGTAATATGTTATTGTATGGTATTGTATTTGAAATTATTAGTTTGCAACATCATTAGGAGGTTGGACATCCATCGATACTTAGCTGAGCTGGTCTTGTCCACTTGTGCGCATGAGTAAAGGAGCCCTGCCTCCCAAAATGTTGTATGCCAGGGAAAGGAACGTTGACCACCTCCAGTAACTGTTACACGCGTCTTAGCGAATCCTGCCTGGAAAAAGGGAGCGGGGCAtaatataagaccagcgtacttgtacgccggtcttcgtaaatcccccccatgtgttttttgtaatgatcagcgtttagactgaacgatatataatttgaaaaaattgttattgcgatcgttttaagatcgcttaagcacatctcacacatagggtgaattggttaaagactgtttagacgaagcgatctgcttattttcagtgaacgaccaacgacgatttgagaacatgctgaaagatcatgaTGAACTATttatcgcttgtcgcttgattgtacgcagtgtttacacgagacgattatcgtttaaatgcgACTGTTATCgttaaaatttgaacgataatcgctccatgtaaaaggaccattagctgCCATGCTGCCTAAAAGGCATTTGTAGGAAGGCAGACATTTCCTGCCAATGGGAAGAGTGGGTGGAGCTAAATTCAGAGAGAAGAGGGTGGGGCAAAAGTCTTGCagagtggtgatgtcactgcggACCCCTGAGACCTAGAAGTTCTTTATGTACactaacaaacacaaatccaaaaagcaacaACAGAGGAGGTTGACCGGGGACACAAAGGCGAAAAAGGGTTACAGAAAACAACTAAGAGAAAGGGACAAATTACAAATTATTActttttccaataagaaaaaaatgttggacaacctctttaaggctatgttcacactacgtactttccgcagaaatcacgtaagtaacaacagccgtgatttctgcggtacttacgtagtgctgcaggttgAGGgaatacactcaggccgggatccctagcggcgcttcattcagtgaatagtggccgcagaaaaccctgcacGGATGTGTCCGCATCAGagctcagcggcgctaaagatcatccagccggtactgcagtaccagccgggatgatcttttctgagaccggacgttccgtgacgcTTTGTGGGtgggtgagtgtatgtatgtatctgtgtgtgctaatggagtgcatgtgttagtggaatgtgtgtgttaatggagtgtgtgtgtgtgtgttagtgctcatgtgtggctgaggtagaactacaacttccagcatgcacctgtgtggctgaggtagaactacaactcacaACAtggcctgtgtggctgaggtagaactacagcttccagcatgcatctgtgtggctgtggtagaactacagcttccagcattgccttctctgcctagagcaccaaaacttcttgtcccggccctgtcTTCAGGTATTGCTGAAATGTGCAGGCTAcgccagtaagggccctattacacaggatgatatcaTGCAGAAAATCATTTTACTGTTCAAATTTTACCTAAACATCTCTGGACACACCTGTACGTCCTGGCCGCCTGTcgccagacgaccctgggcgtacaggtaggGTGCAGAGTGCAGAGAGCTATGAACTATCCTGCTATGAGCAGAGAGTGAATTatcgtgctgcagcctgtcattaacctcttaaatgccacaattaggttgtttaagtgtaaaagacaggagcagctcctgtcatttATGGTTCGGGACCCTTGCAATGTGATTGCAGGGGTCCCATTCGCTTTCCTGTACCGCCAGAGGTCTCCTGGGGGCATAGCTATGATCACTGCATGCAGcctaatgattgcaggtaaaagtctccggggggacttaaaaagtgtaaaaaataaaaatgttttaaaaaataccccaaatcccctcccccaataaaaatttaaatcactccCCATccgttatataaataaaacatataaaaataattatataaacatataatatactgtagcatgtGTATTTGTCCGATCTATTCAAATATAA includes:
- the LOC138787548 gene encoding taste receptor type 2 member 40-like, whose protein sequence is MLPTFLLISMSILGISTAIGSLANSIIIAVNLIDKLKGKALSPSDQILLMMGISNVLFQFIMIINDFLSFLESDFYFTKEIYILFSAIINFPVFTSFWLTACLSISYYFQIVIFTHPFLVRLKLVIFRFIPHLLMTSVLISLATCIPVVWNTIIYDQEFNLTSNQSMDVSSPALTLEYLIISNLIGCSLPLVLAGVTNGLIIKSLVTHTHKALKNAKGDLSARTEGQVRAARTLSCLLLIYISFYISELLLFTEIFPPSSPGLCVCLVIIYSYSPAQSIVLILGSPKLKQASASIIYCIQGSNKEMDTTPNVTFINLNIKGPMAVPRDEAMKQNREDN